One window of the Mytilus galloprovincialis chromosome 14, xbMytGall1.hap1.1, whole genome shotgun sequence genome contains the following:
- the LOC143058108 gene encoding cell adhesion molecule DSCAML1-like, protein MFNGTIENITSENHGIAGATIPRPSLPILKANPSHSGQYACFAVNIAGTGQSNFINVTVFGEENFPIVDIDFNQLIVHYGDSFTIESSVQTNSEFPIKNVYWQYVNNGVITTIKDGTKGIIGSTTDAPSLTIKTATTSETGLYTCFATNDIGTAKSNSINVTVTGGFPLITVEVNKYISIYSHEVTLEAVVIADPPVTFVYWEKVVNNRKTIINNGAVGIQGVAPTNPSLIIKYSTKADNGIYRCFATNDVGTSHSNVINLQVTGEKPNVSVPFANSSVNFGDETHLVCNVDSSLPITIVYWERVINGVISRIYQDTIGIKGINADNPSLTIIYSTNADSGLYTCLVGNAVGISRSTFINVTVAGGMPTVSVGSTYYNTTYGKQVILECKITAYPPITFVYWQRKIGDDITTLNEGTIGTKGISADMPSLVLMFATTSDSGIYTCFASNRAGTQKSLETILIVEGGIPVVTVRSSQYTANYGDSVTLECTINANPPPTKWYWYKTVNGITTEISHGFPGTLGITLQTPSLTIKFATSADTGRYNCIAQNAAGIGQSQSTVLQIQADIPEVSVPSESYKTGIGYSTTIVCRIIKAIPAVSRIYWTRYKNNATTVITSNSIGIDGVTVDMPSLTILSAKESMSGEYTCFAINSVGTGSSFPSFLKVDTGITQSSSTSDSEDNKEIVVNGVIGAISAIAAVIGAVIAYKTYQKRHEHDYRYNA, encoded by the exons ATGTTCAATGGTACTATTGAAAATATAACATCTGAAAATCATGGCATTGCTGGTGCTACAATACCCAGACCGTCATTACCAATATTAAAAGCTAACCCATCGCATTCCGGACAGTATGCATGTTTTGCTGTGAATATTGCTGGGACAGGACAAAGCAACTTTATAAATGTAACAGTTTTTGGAG AAGAAAATTTTCCAATTGTTGATATTGATTTCAATCAATTAATAGTACATTACGGCGATTCATTTACAATTGAGTCTAGTGTGCAGACAAATTCAGAATTTCCgataaaaaatgtatattggCAATATGTTAACAATGGGGTAATCACAACAATTAAAGACGGGACTAAAGGCATTATTGGAAGTACAACAGATGCTCCATCTCTTACTATAAAGACCGCCACAACATCTGAAACAGGACTGTACACATGCTTCGCTACCAATGATATCGGCACAGCGAAAAGTAATTCGATCAATGTAACTGTTACTGGAG GGTTCCCATTGATTACAGTTGAAGTGAATAAATACATTTCGATTTACAGTCATGAAGTTACATTAGAGGCTGTGGTAATAGCTGATCCGCCAGTGACGTTTGTTTATTGGGAAAAGGTTGTCAATAACAGAAAAACTATCATAAATAATGGCGCTGTAGGAATTCAAGGTGTAGCCCCAACTAATCCTTCACTGATAATTAAATACAGCACAAAGGCAGATAATGGGATTTATCGATGCTTTGCTACAAATGATGTTGGAACAAGCCATAGTAATGTTATAAATTTACAAGTAACTGGAG AGAAACCAAATGTTTCTGTTCCATTTGCTAACTCTTCAGTAAATTTCGGGGATGAAACACACCTAGTTTGTAATGTTGACTCTTCACTACCTATTACAATCGTGTATTGGGAGAGAGTTATCAATGGTGTCATCTCTAGAATTTATCAAGACACAATTGGTATTAAAGGCATAAATGCTGATAATCCATCGCTGACCATAATATATTCCACCAATGCCGATTCTGGACTTTACACGTGCCTTGTAGGGAATGCAGTTGGAATAAGTCGTTCTACTTTCATAAATGTAACTGTAGCAGGAG GAATGCCAACTGTTTCAGTAGGCTCTACGTACTATAATACTACGTATGGTAAACAGGTAATCCTTGAATGTAAAATAACAGCATATCCTCCTATTACATTTGTTTACTGGCAAAGGAAAATAGGTGATGATATAACAACTTTAAATGAAGGGACAATAGGAACAAAGGGGATAAGTGCTGACATGCCATCTTTAGTACTGATGTTTGCCACGACATCCGATTCCGGTATTTACACATGTTTTGCATCTAACAGAGCAGGGACACAGAAAAGTTTGGAAACGATATtgattgttgaaggcg GTATACCTGTCGTTACGGTTAGATCTTCACAGTATACGGCAAATTATGGCGATTCCGTAACTTTAGAGTGCACTATCAACGCAAATCCACCTCCAACGAAATGGTATTGGTATAAAACAGTAAATGGAATTACTACAGAAATTTCACATGGATTTCCAGGGACACTTGGTATTACTCTTCAAACTCCGTCTCTGACTATTAAGTTTGCTACTTCAGCTGACACAGGGCGATATAACTGCATCGCACAAAACGCTGCCGGAATTGGTCAGAGTCAGTCAACTGTTCTTCAAATACAAGCAG ATATTCCTGAAGTTTCTGTTCCATCTGAATCCTACAAAACTGGTATTGGTTATTCTACAACCATAGTATGTCGTATTATAAAAGCTATTCCCGCAGTATCAAGGATCTACTGGACACGATATAAAAATAATGCGACCACTGTCATTACATCTAACTCTATAGGTATTGATGGAGTCACGGTTGACATGCCTTCATTAACAATTTTGTCGGCCAAAGAATCTATGTCTGGCGAATATACCTGTTTTGCTATCAATTCTGTAGGTACAGGGAGTAGTTTTCCATCTTTCTTGAAAG TTGACACTGGAATAACTCAATCATCAAGCACTAGTGATTCAGAAGATAACA AAGAAATAGTTGTAAATGGAGTAATTGGCGCAATAAGTGCAATAGCAGCAGTAATTGGTGCTGTTATCGCCTACAAAACATACCAAAAAAGACATGAACACGACTACAG GTATAATGCATGA